In the genome of Neodiprion pinetum isolate iyNeoPine1 chromosome 2, iyNeoPine1.2, whole genome shotgun sequence, one region contains:
- the Mlc-c gene encoding myosin-2 essential light chain isoform X2, which translates to MASYSEDQLAEFQEAFQLFDSRGDGKIHIAQIGDALRALGQNPTESDVKKFTHQHKPDERISFEVFLPIYQAISKSRTSDTADDFIEGLRHFDKDGNGYISSAELRHLLTTLGEKLSDEEVETLLAGHEDSQGNINYEDFVRQIMCG; encoded by the exons ATG GCTTCGTATTCAGAGGATCAGTTGGCCG aaTTCCAAGAGGCGTTCCAGCTTTTTGATAGCCGCGGAGATGGAAAAATCCACATTGCTCAAATTGGCGACGCCCTGAGAGCCTTGGGGCAAAATCCAACGGAATCAGACGTCAAAAAGTTCACTCACCAGCACAAGCCTGATGAGAGAATTAGCTTCGAGGTATTCTTGCCCATTTATCAAGCCATTAGTAAGTCTCGCACCTCCGATACTGCTGATGACTTCATTGAGGGATTGAGACACTTCGACAAAGATGGAAATGGTTACATTTCATCCGCCGAACTCAGGCATCTGTTAACCACACTTG GAGAGAAACTCAGTGATGAAGAAGTTGAGACCCTGTTAGCTGGCCATGAGGATTCACAAGGGAATATTAATTATGAAGACTTCGTTCGTCAAATCATGTGCGGCTGA
- the Mlc-c gene encoding myosin-2 essential light chain isoform X1, with protein sequence MYGYSYQELSNRMMSSVEEFQEAFQLFDSRGDGKIHIAQIGDALRALGQNPTESDVKKFTHQHKPDERISFEVFLPIYQAISKSRTSDTADDFIEGLRHFDKDGNGYISSAELRHLLTTLGEKLSDEEVETLLAGHEDSQGNINYEDFVRQIMCG encoded by the exons ATGTATGGATACAGTTATCAAGAACTTTCCAACAGGATGATGTCATCTGTTGAGG aaTTCCAAGAGGCGTTCCAGCTTTTTGATAGCCGCGGAGATGGAAAAATCCACATTGCTCAAATTGGCGACGCCCTGAGAGCCTTGGGGCAAAATCCAACGGAATCAGACGTCAAAAAGTTCACTCACCAGCACAAGCCTGATGAGAGAATTAGCTTCGAGGTATTCTTGCCCATTTATCAAGCCATTAGTAAGTCTCGCACCTCCGATACTGCTGATGACTTCATTGAGGGATTGAGACACTTCGACAAAGATGGAAATGGTTACATTTCATCCGCCGAACTCAGGCATCTGTTAACCACACTTG GAGAGAAACTCAGTGATGAAGAAGTTGAGACCCTGTTAGCTGGCCATGAGGATTCACAAGGGAATATTAATTATGAAGACTTCGTTCGTCAAATCATGTGCGGCTGA
- the Oda gene encoding LOW QUALITY PROTEIN: ornithine decarboxylase antizyme 1 (The sequence of the model RefSeq protein was modified relative to this genomic sequence to represent the inferred CDS: deleted 1 base in 1 codon), translating into MVPRPSGMSSKYIEEGMYEGMRQQQQHYCITLGVGPLWWSDAPHAALSVSTVNTESRGVGIKQSQLSVSSQIVQENELLNELKNQESLRITFALQLTESTCVKWETVVWKGCLYIQVPSCLLPEGSKEGFVSLLEYAEETLHCTNVVVCLRKDRTDRAMLVRTFMFLGFTVLPPTHALVPPGNDSGNLYMLYAIE; encoded by the exons ATGGTTCCAAGGCCcag CGGGATGTCGAGCAAATACATCGAGGAAGGCATGTATGAGGGAATGCGCCAACAGCAGCAGCACTACTGTATAACGCTGGGCGTGGGGCCTCTGTGGTGGTCC GATGCGCCCCATGCCGCCTTGTCTGTCTCAACAGTCAACACAGAGAGCCGCGGCGTGGGGATTAAGCAGAGTCAGCTCTCTGTGAGCTCCCAAATTGTTCAA gagaATGAACTATTAAATGAATTGAAGAATCAGGAATCATTGCGTATAACATTCGCACTCCAATTGACCGAAAGCACTTGCGTTAAGTGGGAAACAGTTGTGTGGAAGGGTTGTCTCTACATCCAAGTTCCTAGCTGTCTCCTTCCGGAGGGTTCGAAAGAGGGATTTGTTTCTCTTCTCGAATATGCGGAAGAAACTCTCCACTGCACCAATGTTGTTGTTTGCCTGAGGAAGGATCGCACCGATCGAG ctATGCTTGTTCGAACCTTCATGTTCCTCGGCTTCACAGTCTTACCACCAACCCATGCACTCGTGCCACCCGGCAATGATTCTGGCAATCTTTACATGCTCTATGCTATCGAGTAA